ATTAGACCAAGCTCCGATCAAAGAAATCTTAGTAACCGATTCTGTTGCTCCAAATGGGCCAACACCAAAAAATATTAACTATCTGACAGCTAGCGAACTGATCGCTGAAGCTATTGTTCGCATTCAAGAAAGAAAACCTGTTAGTCCTCTATTTGCCTACCACAAGAAATAAGGTCTTAATGTGATATATTTTGATAATGCCGCAACAACTCCCCTTCTACCTGAAGTCATTGATAAAATGTCTGAAACCATGAAGACCACTTTTGGAAATCCATCGAGCCTCCATGCTCATGGACGGATGGCTAGTAAACTTCTCCGAGAATCTCGCGAGCAAATTGCTCAGTCTCTCCATACTATTCCAAATCGTATTTTCTTCACTTCAGGTGGATCAGAAAGTAATAATACCGTTATAAAAGGCTACTGCTTGAAACACCAAACAGATGGCAAACACATCATTACTACCGCTTTGGAACACCATGCGGTTCTAGAACCCATCGAATATCTTGTAGAACGTTTCGGATTTGAAGTTACGATCGTCCAACCAAGAGATGGACGCATTCAGTCTAGTGATATCAAGGCTGCACTTAGACCGGATACTATTCTTGTCTCTACCATGTTTGCCAATAATGAGACAGGCGATCTGTTACCGATTAAAGAAATCGGAGAACTCTTAAAAGATCATCCAGCTGCCTTTCACGTTGATGCTGTCCAAGCAATTGGAAAGGTCCCTGTCTATCCCGAAGAGTTGGGAATTGATTTTCTCAGTGCTTCTGCCCACAAATTCCATGGCCCTAAGGGAGTCGGCTTCCTTTATGCGGCCGTCAAAGATTTTGATAATCTCTTACATGGTGGGGATCAGGAAAGTAAGATGAGAGCCAGCACGGAAAATCTCATTTCAATTGTCGGGATGGCAACCGCGCTTCAGCAAGCTACACTTCATCAAGAAGAAAATTTCAACCAGGTTCAAAAACTCGGCCAAGAACTAGTCAATGGTTTAGCAGCCTACGACTACTACGTAAATGCGAATGATGATCATCTTCCATTTGTTTGGAACCTTGGCTTTCCGGGTGTCCAAAATGATGTATTATTGATGCGACTCGATCTTGCTGGAATTTCTGTCTCTACAGGTTCTGCTTGTACCGCAGGTACCATTCAACCCAGCCATGTCCTTGAGGCGCTCTATGGAAAAGATAGCTCACGCCTAAAAGAATCCCTTCGAATTAGTTTTTCAGAACTCAATACCATAGAGGAGGTTCAAGACTTCCTCACAAAACTTAAAGAAATTTTATCATAGGAGAACAATATGACTTTTGAAACTAGTATCACATTGAAAGACTGCAAATATACCTATAGTCTTCACCCAAATATTAAAAAATATACCTTACGTGACAATACATTTGCTGTTACAAAAGTTGGAAATTACGAGTTGAATCGTTTGCTCGAAGCTGTTCCAAATAGCGGTGAAGGTTTCCTGCTTAAAATTATCTTCAACAAAGACCTCACTGGTTTTAAAATCAATATTACAGATAAGTCAGGTCTTCGCCTGGTTAATATCTTTAAAAATCCAGAAAATGACATTATCCAACAAAAATTCTATTTCTTAATGGATAGTCTCGTTGAAAGAGAAATTTTCAACAAAACAGAGGTTTAATATGGTAACCCTAACTTATATCGACGCGTACCAAGTAGAACGAACGACTACTTATCCCGACCTTGCAGCCTGCATCTTAGCTTTTTCAGGCTGTGTAACCTTACCTGACTCTTACTCAATCGTTTCCATTGAATACAAGGGTGAAAAGCTCCCCTATACGGGGCGTGTCGATGGACTCTATGCTTTTTTGAAAAAATTAGAACAAGCTAAAAACTAAGCTGATGATGATGGAACTCTCCCATCACCATCAGCTTTTTAGTTAGACAAATATATTTTTGAAAAATCGGTCTACATAGTTGATTTTTTCACAATCTTCCTATACAA
The DNA window shown above is from Streptococcus sp. S1 and carries:
- a CDS encoding cysteine desulfurase family protein produces the protein MIYFDNAATTPLLPEVIDKMSETMKTTFGNPSSLHAHGRMASKLLRESREQIAQSLHTIPNRIFFTSGGSESNNTVIKGYCLKHQTDGKHIITTALEHHAVLEPIEYLVERFGFEVTIVQPRDGRIQSSDIKAALRPDTILVSTMFANNETGDLLPIKEIGELLKDHPAAFHVDAVQAIGKVPVYPEELGIDFLSASAHKFHGPKGVGFLYAAVKDFDNLLHGGDQESKMRASTENLISIVGMATALQQATLHQEENFNQVQKLGQELVNGLAAYDYYVNANDDHLPFVWNLGFPGVQNDVLLMRLDLAGISVSTGSACTAGTIQPSHVLEALYGKDSSRLKESLRISFSELNTIEEVQDFLTKLKEILS
- a CDS encoding DUF1831 domain-containing protein encodes the protein MTFETSITLKDCKYTYSLHPNIKKYTLRDNTFAVTKVGNYELNRLLEAVPNSGEGFLLKIIFNKDLTGFKINITDKSGLRLVNIFKNPENDIIQQKFYFLMDSLVEREIFNKTEV
- a CDS encoding DUF4649 family protein — its product is MVTLTYIDAYQVERTTTYPDLAACILAFSGCVTLPDSYSIVSIEYKGEKLPYTGRVDGLYAFLKKLEQAKN